The Deltaproteobacteria bacterium nucleotide sequence CCCGGCCGAGGCACCTTAAGACGAACAACGAATGGAGTTCCGGCATCAAGATTGGCTTGAACCTCGGCTTCGCTTAACTCTCGACCTCGTCCGTCGTAGCCACGCGGAGAACCAGCCTCACGCTGAGCCGCGCGAATCTCTACGAGCTCTTCGTTGGTGCAAAAACAGCGATAAGCTGCGCCGCTATCGAGAAGCTTCTGAGTATGGACGCTGTAAATTTCGCCGCGTTCACTTTGGCGATAAGGACCAAAGTCGCCTCCGCAATCAGGACCTTCATCCCAATCGAGTCCAAGCCACTTCAAGGAGTCGATGATCATCTGCTCCCACTCAGGCTTGGACCGGGTCCGGTCGGTATCTTCAATACGCAGCACAAATTTGCCGCCATGCTGCTTCGCAAAGACATAATTAAAGAGCGAAATATAAGCAGTACCAACATGGGGATCGCCGGTGGGCGATGGCCCAATTCTTACACGTACGGTCATGATCAACCTCAACCTAAAAAAAACGGGCGTGCTCAGGGAAATCCCGAGCACGCCCGCTGTGCTAAACGCAATTATTGACGATGTGTCAAGGTGCTAGCAGCGCTCAAAGAGGCCTGCTGCCCCCATACCGCCACCAATGCACATAGAAACAATGCCATACTTACTTTCACGCCGCCCCATTTCATGGAGTAGTGTTGCCGTAAGCTTTGCTCCCGTACACCCGAGTGGATGGCCCAAAGCAATGGCTCCGCCGTTAACATTGAGTTTCTCAAGAGGAATTCCAAGCTCACGCTGGCAGTAAACCGCCTGCGCCGCAAATGCCTCATTGATTTCAAAGAGGTCGATGTCTTCAATCGACAACCCTGTTT carries:
- a CDS encoding glutamate--tRNA ligase, producing the protein MTVRVRIGPSPTGDPHVGTAYISLFNYVFAKQHGGKFVLRIEDTDRTRSKPEWEQMIIDSLKWLGLDWDEGPDCGGDFGPYRQSERGEIYSVHTQKLLDSGAAYRCFCTNEELVEIRAAQREAGSPRGYDGRGRELSEAEVQANLDAGTPFVVRLKVPRPGKTIVKDKLRGDIEFDNEQIDDQILMKADGMPTYHLANVVDDHLMKISHVMRAEEWISSTPKHVLLYQAFAWEAPEFIHMPLLRNKDKSKISKRKNPVSLNYYKEAGFLPAAMLNYLGMMGWTMPDGEEKFTVEKMVKEFDFGRISLG